ATACAGGGACCTGAAGGAGGAGAGGACGTCGTACGTCCCCGACGGACGCCGGAGCGAGAAGTCCAGGATGTCCGTGCTCATCAGAAAGTACAGCGAGGCCAAGGAAGAGGTGCTCCGCCTGCAGATGCGGGAGGATGGGGATGCATACTACAACTCCCTCGTGGAGAGGGAGAGGGCGCTGTCGGAGGAGATCGAGAAGGCCAGGGCGGAGACGGAGGCCTGTGAGAAAGTCAGAAGCCGGGCGGGATTGGAGAAGGAGAGGGAGAAGACCCGCGAGACCATGGCCGGACTCGAAGAACAGGAGAGGGCCCTGTCTTATGCGGGGAGATACGGCGAGGAGGACAGGAGGAGGGGTGCCCTCCTCCAGGATGCGTTCGAGAGATCCGACAGGGATGCGAAGGCCGCGGAAAAGGATTACGAAGCGGCCGAAAGACTGCTGGACGGCCGCGACATACCTGCCGTATACAGACATATGGACGACATAGGATACCTGAATTCGCAGAGACAGAGGTACAGGGAACTGAATATGCGTCCGAAGACCCGTACCGAAGAAAAGCCCCATGCGTCCGGACGGAAGGGAGGACTCCTTCCGCTGGCGGGGATCGTCCTGATCGCGGCAGGAGCGGTCTTGACCGTGTACGGCACCATGGCGGGGATCGCCGTCATCGTCGCAGGGGCCGTGGCCGCCGCCGTGCCCTTTCTGAGAAGAAGGGTCGGATCCCCGAGGAATACGGATACATCCGGACCGGATGTCCGGAAGGAACTCGAGAGGTTGGAACGTCTGGCGGACAGGGTGGCCGAGGACGTCGGTATCGAACGCACATCCTTCGACACGTGCGTTACATCGCTCAACACGGTACGGGACCTGGTCCATGCCCTGGAAAAGGCCGACAGGGACCGTAACGGAGAAAGGGCGAAGAGGGACAGAGCGAAGGATGAGCTGGACCTCTTCTACTCCGGATTCGGAGGAGAGGAGGGGTTCGACAGGGCCATGAAGGACATGGATTCCCTCAAGGACGTCAGAGCGCGTCTTTCCGCCCTCAGGGAAGGGACCAACGCCTCCGAACAGGCCGCGGATGTGGACCCGGAGAAGGCGGAGGAGGACTATTCTTCCGCCAAGAACAGACTGAACGGACTGTCCGAGGAGTATGGGAGGACCGCACAGGCGCTGAAGAACATCGAGGACGACCTCACGGTCGAGGATGCGATAACTGAACGGTCCCTTGCCGAGAACAGGGTGTATTCCGCCGCCAAGGAATGGGCGTCCCTGATGCTGCAGCAGCTTATACTGGACGAGGCGTCCAAGGAGATGTACTCGGAGAACAGACCGGACGTCATCATGAACGCGGACCGCTTCCTGTCGCTCATGACCGACGGCCGCTACGGCATGGCATCCGACCCCTCCTCCGACGACCTCGTGGTGAGGGACCTCGTCACCGGCGACCTGAAGAACTCCAAACAGTGGTCCACCGGACTCGAGGACCAGGTGAAACTCTCCCTGAAGATGGCCGTCTCCCTGAGCCTTTCCGCAGAAAGACCGCCTGTGATACTGGACGACGTCCTGCTCACCTCCGACAGCGGCAGGAAGGCCGGCGCATGCGAAGCGATCGCCAAGCTCTCCCGCGACATACAGGTCATCTACTTCACCTGCGACAGGGAAACACGGGACCTCATGGAGGGGACGGGTGCCCGCATCATAGCGGTATAATCCATCCATCATACGGATGCTGTAAAACTTCTTACCAACCTTTTATATCTATTATTATTGATACCCTAAATCACCAAGGGAAATCCGTTTCCCTGTTCACATATCACAATCATCCGCACGGAGATACGCTCCCGTGCAATCACCGCCGCAGCTCCCGATGAAGGACACCTGGGCAATTCAAACGATGGGAAGATTCGAAGGTCCGGACAGCCGAAAGTAGGCAAAACTGGGACCGTTGCACCGATAAGTATCGGCAGAACAGGGTTACCGTATTTTTCTTGTTACAAGAACCCGGAGTGGTTTCATTGAACAGCATTGACCCTAACGCAACAAAATACATGGTGAAGGCCAAGATCAACGCCGACGGGATCGTCGACAAGCCCGACGTCGTCGGAGCGATCTTCGGCCAGACGGAAGGACTTCTCGGAGACGACCTCGACCTGAGGGACCTGCAGAAATCCGGAAGGATCGGAAGGATAGAGGTGGACGTCGTCTCCAAGGGAGGGAAGTCCGAGGGGATCATCTACATGTCCAGCAGCCTCGACCAGGTGGAGACTGTCATACTCGCCGCCGCCCTCGAGACCATCGACCGTGTCGGACCCTGCAAGGCATCCATCAAGGTCCTCGGAATCGAGGACGTCCGCATCACCAAGAGGGAGAAGATCGTCGAGCGTGCGAAGGAGCTCCTGAGCTCCCTCGTCGAGCAGTCCAAGGGAACCAGCGCCGACCTCGCCCAGAACATCAGGCAGAGCGTGCAGGTGGAGGAGATCACCACCTACGGCAAGGAGCGCTGCCCTGCCGGACCCAACGTGAAGAATTCCGAGGCCATCATCATCGTCGAGGGCAGGTCCGACGTCCTCAACCTTCTCAGAGCCGGAATAAAGAACGCCATCGCCGTAGAGGGAACCAACGTCCCGAAGACCGTGCAGGACCTCTCCAGGGAGAGGGTTACCACCGCCTTCGTCGACGGAGACAGGGGAGGGGAGCTGATCCTCAGGGAACTCTTCCAGACCGCCGAGATCGACTACGTCGCCCGTGCACCCCGCGCCCACGAGGTCGAGGAGCTTTCCGCCAAACAGCTGGTGAAGTGCCTCCGCAACAAGGTCCCCGGAGACCAGTACATGGAGATGAACGGCCTCTCCTTCGAGGAGAAGGACCTCTCCGCGGAATCCAAGAAGGAACTCGAAGAGCAGGAGGATGAGACCCCCGCGGAGGAGGAGTACAGGCCCAGAAACCACCGCAACGGATACGAGGACCGCGACGAAGACAGGGGCACCAGGAGGCGCGAAGGCAACAGCAGGCGCTCCAGGAAGACCTCCGACGAGGAGGATGAGGAAGGCAGGTACGGAAAACGCCGCGGAAGGAAGGGAGACCGTTTCGACAACGAATCCGCCGACAGATACAGGAAGAAACCGAGGGAGAGTTCGTTCGAAGAGGAGGAACCCGTCGAGGATCAGATCGTGGACACCATCCCCGCCAAGAGGAGGCTCATGGAAGAGACCCCCGACGAGGAACCCGTGACGGAAGAGCCTGCTGTAGAGGAGACCCCTGTGGTCGAAGAGACACCTGCGGTCGAGGAGCCTGTTGCAGAAGAACCTACTGTGGAAGAGCCTGCTATGGAAGAGGCACCCGTCGTCGAGGAACCTGCGGTCGAGGAGCCCGTAGCAGAAGAACCTGTCAAGGAGGAGGCCCCTGCAGAGGCGGCCGCCGAAGAAGAGGAGAAGCCCAAGAGGACCATCAGGGCCCCGAGGACCCTCCGCGGAAAGAGGGACATCAAGAGCGACAAGATCCTCACCCCCGAGCAGGAGAGCCTCAGGGACACCCTGTCCGACATCACCGGCACCAAGAACTCCGTCCTCATGTCGGAGGACGGCACCGTCATCGACAAGGTCGAGGTGAAGAATCTGGCCAACTACCTGAAGGAGAGCGATAACGAAGACATCCGCACCATTGTCTTCGACGGGGTCATCTCCCAGAACATCCTGGACATCTCCTCCGGCAAAGGCATAAAGACCCTCGTCTGCAAGCGCAAAGGGAAGATCTCCAAGCTGCCTGCCGACATCGTCGTCTGGACCAGGGACGATCTGGTCTGAGGTCGTCACATGGCAGCAGCGAAGAAAAGGGCCGTGGAGACATGGGAGGATGTCGAGGGGATGAAGAGCACCGCAGAGGTGCTCATCCCCGCCGACCCTCTGGACAGGGTCCTGGGACAGGAAGAGGCCATAGAACTGGCCAAGATCGCCGCCA
The nucleotide sequence above comes from Candidatus Methanomethylophilus alvi Mx1201. Encoded proteins:
- a CDS encoding ATP-binding protein, which encodes MRILRIRIGSFGSLSDKEYTLDPGLNVVYGSNEAGKSTLRSFITNTLFSKTNVRYPETRRSDCGKLEVEMSDGGRRTIERDGKKSIGCVDAECGISGREYTSIYSMQPDDLRNTADLEKGDIRNRFLTIPGGNDLPKVYRDLKEERTSYVPDGRRSEKSRMSVLIRKYSEAKEEVLRLQMREDGDAYYNSLVERERALSEEIEKARAETEACEKVRSRAGLEKEREKTRETMAGLEEQERALSYAGRYGEEDRRRGALLQDAFERSDRDAKAAEKDYEAAERLLDGRDIPAVYRHMDDIGYLNSQRQRYRELNMRPKTRTEEKPHASGRKGGLLPLAGIVLIAAGAVLTVYGTMAGIAVIVAGAVAAAVPFLRRRVGSPRNTDTSGPDVRKELERLERLADRVAEDVGIERTSFDTCVTSLNTVRDLVHALEKADRDRNGERAKRDRAKDELDLFYSGFGGEEGFDRAMKDMDSLKDVRARLSALREGTNASEQAADVDPEKAEEDYSSAKNRLNGLSEEYGRTAQALKNIEDDLTVEDAITERSLAENRVYSAAKEWASLMLQQLILDEASKEMYSENRPDVIMNADRFLSLMTDGRYGMASDPSSDDLVVRDLVTGDLKNSKQWSTGLEDQVKLSLKMAVSLSLSAERPPVILDDVLLTSDSGRKAGACEAIAKLSRDIQVIYFTCDRETRDLMEGTGARIIAV
- the dnaG gene encoding DNA primase DnaG, with translation MVSLNSIDPNATKYMVKAKINADGIVDKPDVVGAIFGQTEGLLGDDLDLRDLQKSGRIGRIEVDVVSKGGKSEGIIYMSSSLDQVETVILAAALETIDRVGPCKASIKVLGIEDVRITKREKIVERAKELLSSLVEQSKGTSADLAQNIRQSVQVEEITTYGKERCPAGPNVKNSEAIIIVEGRSDVLNLLRAGIKNAIAVEGTNVPKTVQDLSRERVTTAFVDGDRGGELILRELFQTAEIDYVARAPRAHEVEELSAKQLVKCLRNKVPGDQYMEMNGLSFEEKDLSAESKKELEEQEDETPAEEEYRPRNHRNGYEDRDEDRGTRRREGNSRRSRKTSDEEDEEGRYGKRRGRKGDRFDNESADRYRKKPRESSFEEEEPVEDQIVDTIPAKRRLMEETPDEEPVTEEPAVEETPVVEETPAVEEPVAEEPTVEEPAMEEAPVVEEPAVEEPVAEEPVKEEAPAEAAAEEEEKPKRTIRAPRTLRGKRDIKSDKILTPEQESLRDTLSDITGTKNSVLMSEDGTVIDKVEVKNLANYLKESDNEDIRTIVFDGVISQNILDISSGKGIKTLVCKRKGKISKLPADIVVWTRDDLV